TGCCGCCATCGTCGGAGGAACACGACACGAGTGCTGCAGTGAGCCCGACGGCCGAGATACCGGCCAGAATCTTCTTTGAGAGGTTGGCCATGGCCCGAACCTTTCTACGTAGGTACGGCTCCGCTGGAAGGCACAGGGAATGCCGCCGACGGAACTCAACAATGAAACGTCACCACGCCGTGACGGACTGGTTGTCGCCGTCCCGCGGGTTATTCGGTTGAGTGTAGTATCTGCGTGCTGGATTCGGGGGAGATCGGGGGTGTCAGCTCACCCGCTGACCGGACACCGCATCGAAGAAATGTACCCGTGCCGAGTCGCTGAGGGTGACGGAGATGCTCCCCCCGATGGTCGGAAGGTCCTGCGCCGCAGCCTGAGATTTCGCTGTGACCTGGCCGGCCGCGGTCTCGGCGTAGACGTTCGAGTCGGCACCGAGTTCCTCGACCAGCGAGACGGTGCCACGCAGACCGGTGTCTGCGTCGTTGACCACCAGATGCTCAGGACGCACCCCCACCAGCAGTGCACCGTTCACGCCGTCCGGACGACGGACCCCCAGGCCCTCGAGGACGTCGGCACCGGCGGGCAGGTCGAGCAGGTTCATTGCCGGGGAACCGATGAACCCCGCCACGAAGGCGTTGACCGGTTCGTTGTAGAGCTTCTGCGGCGTGTCAACCTGCTGAAGCTTCCCGTCCTTGAGGACGGCCACCCGGTCTCCCATGGTCATCGCCTCCACCTGGTCGTGGGTGACGTACACCGTGGTGACCCCGAGGTCGTGCTGCAGTTTCACGATCTGGGCACGGGTCTGCACCCGCAGTTTGGCGTCGAGGTTCGACAGAGGCTCATCCATGAGGAACACCTGCGGCTCGCGGACGATTGCGCGACCCATTGCCACGCGCTGCCGCTGACCACCGGAGAGATCCTTGGGTTTCCGGTCGAGGTAGTCCCCCAGGTCGAGAAGGTCGGCGGCCCGTTGTACCCGCTCGTTGATCTCAGATTTCGGACGTTTGGCGATCGACAGCGCGAAACCCATGTTCTCCCGGACCGACATATGGGGGTACAGGGCGTAGTCCTGGAACACCATGGCGATGTCCCGGTCACCGGGCTCGACACCGGTGACATCGCGCCCACCGATGGTGATCTCACCCGCGCTCGTCGGCTCCAGGCCTGCCAGTGACCGCAGGATGGTCGACTTACCGCAACCGGACGGGCCGACCAGGACGAGGAACTCGCCGTCGCCGATGCTGAGGTTGAGGTCCGGGACGGTGGGGGAGTCGGCACCCGGGTACCGGATGTCCACATGCGAGAATTCGACGTCTGCCATGGTCGGGAATCATACCGCAGGTCGATCCGTCGCAGGTGGCGACTGACGTAGGATCTGTGGCTGTGATGGATACCGTGACCGCACCGCAGGCTCAGCCGGGCCCCTTCTGGAGGGACCGCGGCCTCTGGCTGCAGCTGGTAATCCAGTCGGCCGTGTTCTTCCTCTTCGGTGCCATGGATGCGGGGAACGCCTTCTCCTTCGGTCCGGTCGTCCCGTCCTGGGTTCTTGTCGCCGGGTACACGCTGGTGTTCGCGGGGATGTTGATTCAGCGATGGCGTGCGGAAGTTGGGCTGACCGTCGTCGCCATCGGCCTTGTCACCGCCGCGGGAAGTCTCGCCGGCATCTACATTCTGGCCTACCTCGTCGTCTGCTATGAGGCGTGGTTCATCTCGGCGTTCGTCCGCCGTCGTAGAGGAATGTGGCTGGCGCTGTTGACCGGGGGGTCGGTCGCCGCCGTGGTACTGGTCAGCGTCGTGTCGGGATCCGGGCGGGCGTGGGGTGCCTCGACGACAGCTGTGGATCCTGCCGGAGAAACGTACACTCCTCCGGATGCTCAGCTCGTGATGATGGGTGCGGTCCTGGGGTTGCTCGCCGTGATCTCGATCGGACTGTTCTGGCAGCTGGGGATGACAACACGTCGCCAGTATGAACGGATGGAGTCTCTTGCCGCGCGGGTGGAACTCGCCGCTGTCGCCGAGCGGACCCGGATCGCCCGGGAGATGCACGACATCGTCGCCCATTCGCTGACCGCGGTGATCGCGCAGGCCGACGGTGGACGCTACGCCGGACGTCAGGACCCGTCGAAGGCCATTGAAGCACTCGCCACGATCAGCAGCACCGGACGAGACGCACTCACCCAGATGCGGCAGCTGCTCAGCGTGTTGCGCAGCGACCGTAACGGCGGTGGCACGGCCGATGCGACCCGGGACACCAGTGCACCGCCCGGTGTGTCCGGTGTGGCGGGGTTGGTGGAGGACGCCCGACGGTCCGGAGTGTCCGTCGACTACGAGGTCCTCGGCACGGCCGGCACGGTGGATGTCGCGGTCGGCCTGACCGTGTACCGCACTGTCCAGGAGTGCCTGACGAACATTCTCAAACACGCCGGACCCACCCGCGCCCGTGTCATCCTGGATTGGAACGTGACAGGAAAACTCCGCATCACGGTGGACAACGCCCCTGGCAACGGGTTGATCGACTCTGACGACTCGGACGACGGACGAGGACAGGGGCTGGTCGGACTGCGGGAGCGTGCCCGAATCCACGGAGGCACGGCAGAATGGGGTGCGTCGGAGAGGTACGTTGGCGGCTGGCGTGTGGACGTCGTGCTCAGCGTCTGACAGGACACCGGCACAGAGTGGTATGTACCGGTACACACGGGAGAACAGGGAGAACGGCGAGATCATGGACGACGCACGCTCAACATCGACCATCACGGTCGGGCTGGCTGATGATCAGCAGCTGGTACGCGCCGGTTTCGGCATGGTGCTGGATTCCCAGCCGGACATCACCGTGGTCTGGCAGGCCGTCGACGGCGCGGAGGCAGTCAGTTCAGCCATGTCCCAACCGGTCGACATGATCCTCATGGATGTCCAGATGCCGGAGCTCGACGGTATCGCCGCCACCAGGAAGATCGTCGACGCCGGTGTCACCGGGCCGTCAGGGGAACCGACCCGTGTGGTGGTTCTGACGACCTTTGACAACGATGAATACGTGATGGGATCGATCACTGCCGGTGCCAGTGGTTTCCTGTTGAAGGATGCCGATCCTGAGGAGCTCATCGATGCCGTCCGGACGGTCGGCGAGGCCGAGGCCGTGATCTCCCCGAAAGCCACGGCCCGGTTGCTGCGGCAGGTCAGGGGAGGGGCGGGGAAGGACGAGCCGGTTGCCGCTGTCGCGCCGCAGACATCGTTGCCTCCTGACGCCGGAGCCGACACCGCTGCGGCCGCCGCGGCACTGGATCTTCCCGACCCGTTGACTCCCCGTGAACTGGAGATCCTCGTCCTCGTGGCGCGGGGGTACTCCAACCCGGAGATCGCCCGACGTCTGTTCGTCTCCCTTCCCACCGTGAAGACGCATGTGGGCAGAATCCTGGCGAAAACGGATTCGCGGGACCGGGTCCACGCGGTGCTTTTCGCGTTCAGCAACGGACTTGTCGACCCGGTGCGGGTTCTGGAGGAGTGACAGGCGGTCATACTGCGGTATGACGTCCGGTGCCCTGGGACGTTGCTGGTAGATCAGTCTGTGGGTCGATGTGTGCGGTGGTGGTGGGGGAGAAGACTGGGGGACATGATCACAGTTGAGAAGATGTCGAAGAGGTACGGGCGGTTCCAGGCCGTCGAGGATTTGTCGTTCACGGTGCCGGATGCGGCGGTGACGGGTTTTCTGGGTCCTAATGGGTCGGGGAAGTCGACGACGATGCGGTGTGTGTTGGGGTTGGATCGGCCGTCGCAGGGGCAGGCGCTGTTTGATGGTGAGGGGTTTGCTCAGGTGGCTGATAAGCCGGCGGTGGCCGGGGCGCTGTTGGAGGCGACGTGGTTCACTCCGGGACGTAGCGGACGGTCGCACCTCAAGGTGCTTGCCCGCGGCGCTGGTATCGCCGACTCGCGGGTGGACAAGTGTTTGCAGTTGGTGGGGTTGAGCTCTGCGGGTGATAAGCGGGTCGGGGGGTATTCGTTGGGGATGAAGCAGCGTCTTGGTCTTGCTGGGGCGTTGTTGGGTGATCCGTCGCATTTGATTTTGGATGAGCCGGTCAATGGTTTGGATCCGGAGGGGGTGAGTTGGATGCGTCGGACGATTCGTGCTTTGGCGGGGGAGGGCCGTGCGGTGTTGGTGTCGTCGCATCTGCTGTCGGAGATGCAGCAGACTGCGGATCGTCTCGTGGTCATCGGTAAGGGTCGGATGATCGGTGAGTATTCGATGGAGGAGTTCCTCGCCGGCGGAGTCAGCGTGCTTGTCGAGACTTCGGACATCACGAGTGCCGGAACGCTGGGTTCGGCATTGACGCAGGCAGGTTTGCCTACTGATCGCGCCGAAGGGAGCGCCCTGCGCGTAGAGGTCGTGGACGGCAGTTCGGAGGCGGAGGTTCGACGTGCAGTCGGCGAAATCGCCTTGAACTCCCGCGTTATCCTCACGGGCCTGCGCACACAGAGCGCGGACCTGGAGTCCCGCTTCCTCGCCGCAACATCCGCGGCCCAGGAGTACCGGACATCCTCTGACCTCGTCGACAACAACACCGAAAGGAACTAGAACCATGACCTCACTCATCAATGCCCTGCGGTCGGAGACCACGAAGTTACTGAGCATGCGTTCCACACTGGTCTACGCGATTCTGCTGACGGGAGCGCTGTACGGCCCGGTCGTCCTGGCGACGTTGTTCTCTTCGGAGACACCGACGTTCGAGTGGGCCGATCTGATGAACGGCGCGATGATCTTCATCATGGTGGCCATCGTGTTTGCAGCCTCGACCACCGCCGGTGACATCCGCAACCACATGCACGCCCAGGCCTTTCTTACTCAGCAGGGCCGTACTACCTGGGTGACAGCGAAGTTACTGGTGACCCTCGTCTTTATGCTGGTCACCTATGCGGTCGGTGTAGCGCTGACAGTCGGGGCGGCCGCAGCGTTCGGGGCACGTCTGTCCCTTGACTTCGGTGGTGCGTTCACGCCGGTCTGGGGATACCTGCTGGGAGGTGTCGCGTTCCCGCTCATGGCAGTGGGGCTTGCCTGCGTACTGAGAAGCCCGGTCGTGTCTGTCGCTGTTCCGACAGTCTGGTTCCTGTTGATCGACGGGATGATCGGTGAGACAGCGACACATATCGAGGCCTTCCGCCCCCTCGCGGCCATCGCCCCCGGTGAACGGTTGTCACAGTTGGCCACAGGCTACGACCGCGTCGGCCTCGGTCTCGACAGCGCGGCTTGTGTTGCAATCCTCGTCGGCTGGGTGGTCGTTGTAGCCGGGATCGGACTCTGGCGCAATCAACGCGCTGACGTCCGGTAGCCTGTGGGCCATGGACATCGCAATCGGGGACTCCGGACGCACGCTGAGACTGCCGCCCCACTGGCAGGCGCTCGACACGGTTCCAGAGGATGCACCGGGCACGGTGGCGTTCGGTTACCGTACGGCGGTGAGTTTCGCTGCCGTCACCCTCGCTCCGCTGGACGGCCAGATGATGCCGGTCGACAGGGAGGATGTCATCCGAGGGATCCAGCCCGCGCTGGAGGAGGCTGAGGCGGAGTTGGTGGACGTGGATGCGGGGGAAACCCCGTCCGGGGACCTGCTGGTCTACACGATCGTGAAGACTCCGGAACCTGAGGAGGGCGACGGCGCCGGCGAGGGGGACCAGCTCAACCTCACCCTGCACTTCGCCGTGGAGAACGGTGACTACATGGCCCCGTACATGGTCCAGGGGTTTCTCACCGGAGAGCAGGACGAGACTCTTGACCAGGCCAGAGACCTGGTCACCCGGATCATCACCGCCGAGTAGCGGACACGGTTCCGAGTTCGGTGGCTGCGAGATGCGCCAGCCGTTCGGGGGCATCATCGGTGGAGACGACCACGGACCCCGCCGCGAAGAGGGGAAGGAGCGCGGTCACCAGTCCGTCAGTGTCGGCCCACGGGCCGGTCACAGACCGGATCCCGGGCTCGAAAGCCTCAGAGGCCCGGCGTCGTAGGTCGGCACCGGTCACCGGCTCCCCGTCGACGGTGTGCAGCAGTACAGCCTCCTCCCCGGTCTCTGGACCGGCGTAGCGGTCCCCCTGGACCCGCAGCTCCGGTGACAGATCCGTGACCCCGAATTCCACGTCCCCGCCGGCCTCGGCCACCCCGCGGCCGAAGGGGTCGGTCGACAGTTGGAGAATGTCTCCATCCCAGTCGAGGTGAGCGTCGGGGTCCGTGGTCATCAACGCAGCTGCCGATGCGGCTGCTGGTGACGGCGGCGAGCAGACCGCCACGCCGGCCCTCCAGCAGCCCACGACCAGGGCGGCGGGCATCCAGTCGGTCGGAGCATCGAGAACCACGACGTCGCCGGGAGATAACCCTAACTGGCCGGCCATGAGGTTGCCGCCTTTCGCGGCCCAGTTCGCCAGCGTTGCGGCGGACAACTCCATTCGTCCTGCGTCGGTGTACGTCGTCAGGCGCGGCGATGCGGCGTCGGTCTGGAGGAACGGGGACAGGAGATCCATGGCGACCAGACTAACCTGGTCAGCCTCCGACGACCTTGTCCGGGTCGCCGAGGGCCGGTCCTAGAATCACCAGCACGAGGAAGACGAGCACCGCGAGCCCGACCACCGTGGTGAGGACGGTCTGCCACCGCCGGGACCAGCTGGGGTTGCGGGAGAACCAGCATGCGATCCAGGCGCCGACGGCCGCCCCGACCGTGTTGCAGATCAGGTCCGTCACATCGGTGCGTCCCAGCGAGAAGATGTACTGGGAGACCTCGATACCGAGGCTGAACACGGCGGCGATGCCCACCGTCCACCACCACCGGCCCGACAGGATCATCAGCAGGATCCCGAATGGGACGAAGAAGGCGAGGTTGCCGAGGATGTCGAAGACCCAGCCGAAGGTGGTGGACGAGTCCGTGACGATGCCGAAAGGAACCAGCCGCAGCTCCCTGACGCGCTGGTTCTCCGGTTTCCACAGCAGCCCGATGGTGTAAAAGGCTTTCAACGTCGTCAGCGCGACGATCACCGCAGCGTAACCGACCAGCGTGACGGTGACCCACGTCCGCCACGGGGTGCGCACGGTCGGTGCGACAGGGGCGGGTGCGGGAGCGGTGGGAGTGTCCATGCGAACACACCCTAGCGGTCCGTAACGTGAGGGTATGAATAGCAGCACCATCGATACGCATCTCCGTGCCCAGGTGTACACGGTCGAACAGGTCCGTCATGCAGAACAACCCTTGCTCGATCTGCAGACCGAACCGGATCAGCTGATGCGCTCTGCGGCCTCTGCGGTGGTCGACGCTGCGGAGGTGATGCTGAAGCGTAAGTCCATCACCCCGGCACAGACGAAGGTTCTGCTCGCAGTGGGAGCGGGAGGCAACGGAGGTGATGCGCTCTACGCCGGTGCAGCGCTCGCTGACCAGGGCTGGCCGGTGGAAGCCGTGCTGTTGGGACGCGACAGGCATGCCCACGCCCGCGCTCTCGATGCATTCCAGGATGCCGGTGGCGTGGTTGTCGACCTCCAGGGGGTGTGGAGAACCCCAGCTCAGTACCTCCTTGTCATCGACGGCGTTCTCGGCATGGGGGGTGACGGCGGCCTGGGTGAAAACGCCGCCGTGCTCTTCTCTTTCATCTCCGCCTGGTTCATTCCCGTCCTCAGCATTGATGTCCCCTCGGGTATCGGGGCGGACTCCGGGAGCACCCCGCCGATGATCGACGTCGACGATCCGCTGGACCCCTATGCGACTGAAAAGGGGCTCCCGGGGATGACGGTACTGATGCGCGAGCGGGTTCCCGCGCACGTCATTGCTGATGTGACGGTGACCTTCGGGGGGCTGCGCCGGGCCCATGCGGTCAACGCCTACTGCGGCCAGGTGATGCTCGCGAATCCGGGACTGGAGGGTGGCCGCTCAGGGACGATCGGTGCTCAGCTCGCAGAGGAGTGGAAGCGGAATCGTCGGGGCAAGGGGGCGCTCGACGTCCGCGCCGGACGGGCCGTGGTGCCGCCCCGTGATCCCCGCAGTGATCCGGAAACGACGGCGGGGCCCGTTGATCTGGGAGGAGAGTTCGACTTCTCATCGACTGCTTTAACTCCTGTGCCCACGGCCCACGCCGGAACCGTGCGTGCGCCGGGCCCCTATGACGACAAGTACTCCGGTGGAGTGGTGGGGATCTGTGCGGGGTCGGAGACGTATCCCGGCGCAGCGATTCTGACGACCACGGCTGCCGTGCGCACGACCAGTGCGATGGTGCGTTATGTCGGCGGGGCCTCCGGCGATGTCGTCCAGGCGTGTCCCGAGGTCGTGTGGGCGCCGTCGGTGTCGCGGTCCGGACGTGTCCAGGCATGGGTCGTGGGGCCCGGTCGCGGAACCGGCGCCGAGGCAGCGGAGGAGGTGGAGACACTCCTGAAGCGTCCCGAACCATTGGTGGTTGACGCGGACGCGCTGACGGTGCTCGCCGAGCACAAGGAGCTCCGGGATCTGCTGGCGGAGCGAGGTGCCTCGGGATCGAACACCGCCCCGACGATACTGACGCCGCATGCCGGGGAGTTCCGGCGTCTGGCGGACGCCGTCGGTGGTGTCCCGGACCCGGATGACGACCGGATCGGCGCAGCAGCGTCGTTGTCGCGGGCGTTGAGCTGTGTGGTGCTTCTCAAGGGACGACACACTGTCGTGACGGACGGCGAGGATGTCCAGTGCACTGACGCAGGAACATCGTGGGCCGCTACGCCGGGATCAGGCGACGTCCTTTCCGGGATGATCGGTGCCCTGCTGGCGGAAAATGAGGCCCGGCACGGCCCCGATGCGGAACAGTCCGGGGGACGCTCCGAGATGCCGCAGCAGGAAGGGCGGGTGTCCTCAGCGAAGTTCCCCGCGAATGACGCGGTCGCCCTCCATGCCATCGCCGCGTCGATTTCGGCGCAGACTCCGGAAGGGGAGGCTCCTACGTCCGCCTCACGGATCGCGGAGGCTGTTCCGCGCGCGAGGGCCACGGCGGGCCGTCCGCACTCCCGGCGGGCGTACTGACGGAGTCCTCGTACCCTAGTTGATGCACATCGGGCCGTCGCCGCCGGCGTCGATCGCGCCCCGGTCGGTGGTGGCGGAGTCGGATTCTTCCGAGGTCCCTACTGCACCGACATCATCGCCAGATTCTCCCGACGCACCATCGGCGTTCTCGTTCTCCCCGAGAACGTCTCCACCGGTGGCATCCGTGCCCGGCGTACCGACATTCTCCGATGAATCGCCGGAAGAGCCCGAGCCAGATTCGCCGACCGCAGGAAGGGGCTCATCGATGCCGGATGTCGACGTCCCGGGGCCGTCGTACGTGCCGGACAGTGTGACCCGGATTTCCCCGGGTTCGAGACTGGAGTCCTCGACCACGCTAAGCCCACCGAGCTGCTCTGCCAGCCCACGCGCCGCAGGGTCGTCGGTGTCAGCGACATTGACCTGGCTCTCCGAAATACCGGTCTCCGTGGCGTTCCCCACCTCGCCCATGCCGTATCCCGCACCGGAGATGAGATCGCCAACACGCGAGGCGAGGCCCCCGATCTGGCTGGCGTTGTAGACCGAGACGGTGGACTCGGACGGCTCGTAGTCCTCGATGTCGCTGGAAGAGTCGGTGTTGTCGGAGTCGTCGGAAGAGCCGTCCTTGTCCTCGCTGTCCCCGTCGCCAAGGAGGTTCTCGAAGAAGCTGTGAACCTGCTTCTTGTCGATGGTCACCACGGACTCGCCCTGGTCACCAGTGCCGTCGATACTGGTCACCGGGATGGTCTGGAAGGTCACGTTGCCGCCGGCGAGGTTCTGCATCTGCGTCGCCAAACCCATGACGTCCCACCCTTCGTCGAGGACGACGGAGTCCTCGATTGCGCTCCGCAGCTTACCCAGGGACGAGGGATTGGTGAGGGTAGACGTGCTCAGCACCTTGTTGGCCAGGCTGGCCATGTAGACCTGCTGGCGGGTGATGCGGTCCAGGTCGCCGCGGGGGAGTTCGTGGCGCTGACGGACGAAACTCAGGGCATCCTGCCCGCTGAGGGTCTGTTCGCCGGCGGGGAACTTGGCACCGGACAACGGTTCGTCGACGGCGTTATTCAGGCAGACATCGACGCCACCGACGGCGTTGGTGAGCTTGACGAACCCGAGTAAGCCGACCTCCGCGTAGTGGTCGACGGTGATACCGGTGACGTCGGCGACGGAGCTGACGAGCGCTTCCCGTCCAGCCTGTGAAGACTCGTTCTCGATCTTCTTCTCGTCCGGAGTTTCCCCGGCCGCAGCGGACTCATCCTGAAGTTCCTGTGTTTTATAGAACTTCGTCTGCCCGTAGATCGAGTTGATCTTCTGGTTTCCCAGCTCAGAGCCTCCATCGACGTAGGTGTCGCGGGGCAGGGACACCGCTGTCGCCGACGAACCATCATCGGGGATACGGATGAGGATAATGGTGTCCGTACTGGTTGTCTCCTCCTCACCGGCCCGCAGCATGTCGATGTCGTCCTGGGAAAGAGCTTCA
The genomic region above belongs to Corynebacterium glyciniphilum AJ 3170 and contains:
- a CDS encoding ABC transporter ATP-binding protein, whose product is MADVEFSHVDIRYPGADSPTVPDLNLSIGDGEFLVLVGPSGCGKSTILRSLAGLEPTSAGEITIGGRDVTGVEPGDRDIAMVFQDYALYPHMSVRENMGFALSIAKRPKSEINERVQRAADLLDLGDYLDRKPKDLSGGQRQRVAMGRAIVREPQVFLMDEPLSNLDAKLRVQTRAQIVKLQHDLGVTTVYVTHDQVEAMTMGDRVAVLKDGKLQQVDTPQKLYNEPVNAFVAGFIGSPAMNLLDLPAGADVLEGLGVRRPDGVNGALLVGVRPEHLVVNDADTGLRGTVSLVEELGADSNVYAETAAGQVTAKSQAAAQDLPTIGGSISVTLSDSARVHFFDAVSGQRVS
- a CDS encoding LCP family protein, whose product is MSDSDRSPRNGRGETPGRGGRHHRRDDVPPRSERPRQTPQRSQQPQRARHSRPSGAAAAGGQRRTPNRSSRTVHGSAAGAASGHRQIGSTPVKVVLALLSAIMLAGGTYAYSSVGRLDSNLNQAGGLNLGSQSDGATDILLVGIDSRTNAHGEALSQDDIDMLRAGEEETTSTDTIILIRIPDDGSSATAVSLPRDTYVDGGSELGNQKINSIYGQTKFYKTQELQDESAAAGETPDEKKIENESSQAGREALVSSVADVTGITVDHYAEVGLLGFVKLTNAVGGVDVCLNNAVDEPLSGAKFPAGEQTLSGQDALSFVRQRHELPRGDLDRITRQQVYMASLANKVLSTSTLTNPSSLGKLRSAIEDSVVLDEGWDVMGLATQMQNLAGGNVTFQTIPVTSIDGTGDQGESVVTIDKKQVHSFFENLLGDGDSEDKDGSSDDSDNTDSSSDIEDYEPSESTVSVYNASQIGGLASRVGDLISGAGYGMGEVGNATETGISESQVNVADTDDPAARGLAEQLGGLSVVEDSSLEPGEIRVTLSGTYDGPGTSTSGIDEPLPAVGESGSGSSGDSSENVGTPGTDATGGDVLGENENADGASGESGDDVGAVGTSEESDSATTDRGAIDAGGDGPMCIN
- a CDS encoding VanZ family protein, which translates into the protein MDTPTAPAPAPVAPTVRTPWRTWVTVTLVGYAAVIVALTTLKAFYTIGLLWKPENQRVRELRLVPFGIVTDSSTTFGWVFDILGNLAFFVPFGILLMILSGRWWWTVGIAAVFSLGIEVSQYIFSLGRTDVTDLICNTVGAAVGAWIACWFSRNPSWSRRWQTVLTTVVGLAVLVFLVLVILGPALGDPDKVVGG
- a CDS encoding ABC transporter permease; amino-acid sequence: MTSLINALRSETTKLLSMRSTLVYAILLTGALYGPVVLATLFSSETPTFEWADLMNGAMIFIMVAIVFAASTTAGDIRNHMHAQAFLTQQGRTTWVTAKLLVTLVFMLVTYAVGVALTVGAAAAFGARLSLDFGGAFTPVWGYLLGGVAFPLMAVGLACVLRSPVVSVAVPTVWFLLIDGMIGETATHIEAFRPLAAIAPGERLSQLATGYDRVGLGLDSAACVAILVGWVVVVAGIGLWRNQRADVR
- a CDS encoding sensor histidine kinase is translated as MDTVTAPQAQPGPFWRDRGLWLQLVIQSAVFFLFGAMDAGNAFSFGPVVPSWVLVAGYTLVFAGMLIQRWRAEVGLTVVAIGLVTAAGSLAGIYILAYLVVCYEAWFISAFVRRRRGMWLALLTGGSVAAVVLVSVVSGSGRAWGASTTAVDPAGETYTPPDAQLVMMGAVLGLLAVISIGLFWQLGMTTRRQYERMESLAARVELAAVAERTRIAREMHDIVAHSLTAVIAQADGGRYAGRQDPSKAIEALATISSTGRDALTQMRQLLSVLRSDRNGGGTADATRDTSAPPGVSGVAGLVEDARRSGVSVDYEVLGTAGTVDVAVGLTVYRTVQECLTNILKHAGPTRARVILDWNVTGKLRITVDNAPGNGLIDSDDSDDGRGQGLVGLRERARIHGGTAEWGASERYVGGWRVDVVLSV
- a CDS encoding bifunctional ADP-dependent NAD(P)H-hydrate dehydratase/NAD(P)H-hydrate epimerase, which gives rise to MNSSTIDTHLRAQVYTVEQVRHAEQPLLDLQTEPDQLMRSAASAVVDAAEVMLKRKSITPAQTKVLLAVGAGGNGGDALYAGAALADQGWPVEAVLLGRDRHAHARALDAFQDAGGVVVDLQGVWRTPAQYLLVIDGVLGMGGDGGLGENAAVLFSFISAWFIPVLSIDVPSGIGADSGSTPPMIDVDDPLDPYATEKGLPGMTVLMRERVPAHVIADVTVTFGGLRRAHAVNAYCGQVMLANPGLEGGRSGTIGAQLAEEWKRNRRGKGALDVRAGRAVVPPRDPRSDPETTAGPVDLGGEFDFSSTALTPVPTAHAGTVRAPGPYDDKYSGGVVGICAGSETYPGAAILTTTAAVRTTSAMVRYVGGASGDVVQACPEVVWAPSVSRSGRVQAWVVGPGRGTGAEAAEEVETLLKRPEPLVVDADALTVLAEHKELRDLLAERGASGSNTAPTILTPHAGEFRRLADAVGGVPDPDDDRIGAAASLSRALSCVVLLKGRHTVVTDGEDVQCTDAGTSWAATPGSGDVLSGMIGALLAENEARHGPDAEQSGGRSEMPQQEGRVSSAKFPANDAVALHAIAASISAQTPEGEAPTSASRIAEAVPRARATAGRPHSRRAY
- a CDS encoding TIGR03089 family protein; protein product: MDLLSPFLQTDAASPRLTTYTDAGRMELSAATLANWAAKGGNLMAGQLGLSPGDVVVLDAPTDWMPAALVVGCWRAGVAVCSPPSPAAASAAALMTTDPDAHLDWDGDILQLSTDPFGRGVAEAGGDVEFGVTDLSPELRVQGDRYAGPETGEEAVLLHTVDGEPVTGADLRRRASEAFEPGIRSVTGPWADTDGLVTALLPLFAAGSVVVSTDDAPERLAHLAATELGTVSATRR
- a CDS encoding ABC transporter ATP-binding protein; this translates as MITVEKMSKRYGRFQAVEDLSFTVPDAAVTGFLGPNGSGKSTTMRCVLGLDRPSQGQALFDGEGFAQVADKPAVAGALLEATWFTPGRSGRSHLKVLARGAGIADSRVDKCLQLVGLSSAGDKRVGGYSLGMKQRLGLAGALLGDPSHLILDEPVNGLDPEGVSWMRRTIRALAGEGRAVLVSSHLLSEMQQTADRLVVIGKGRMIGEYSMEEFLAGGVSVLVETSDITSAGTLGSALTQAGLPTDRAEGSALRVEVVDGSSEAEVRRAVGEIALNSRVILTGLRTQSADLESRFLAATSAAQEYRTSSDLVDNNTERN
- a CDS encoding response regulator, producing the protein MDDARSTSTITVGLADDQQLVRAGFGMVLDSQPDITVVWQAVDGAEAVSSAMSQPVDMILMDVQMPELDGIAATRKIVDAGVTGPSGEPTRVVVLTTFDNDEYVMGSITAGASGFLLKDADPEELIDAVRTVGEAEAVISPKATARLLRQVRGGAGKDEPVAAVAPQTSLPPDAGADTAAAAAALDLPDPLTPRELEILVLVARGYSNPEIARRLFVSLPTVKTHVGRILAKTDSRDRVHAVLFAFSNGLVDPVRVLEE